Proteins from a single region of Paenibacillus sp. BIHB 4019:
- a CDS encoding ABC transporter ATP-binding protein: MKQSAAAVTLKGITKRFPGLVANDSIDFELKKGEIHALLGENGAGKSTLMNILFGLYQPDEGEIWVNGNKTVIEGAGKAIELGIGMVHQHFKLVQPFTVAENIVLGNEPRKFGTFVNYKQANDKVRSISERYALKVDPQVRIKDITVGMQQRVEILKTLYRGAEILIFDEPTAVLTVQEIEELIGILRNLAAEGKSIILITHKLKEVMALADSVTVIRRGKVVRTVTTKETNEQQLAELMVGRDVNFQAIKTKKEPGELIVSVDNLTMKGEEKKLVLNGVAFDIRAGEILGIAGVDGNGQSELVQAITGMRKASGGSVKLQGKEMINKTPRQLSVAGVSHIPEDRHKHGMVLDFTLSENMVLDTYFDPQFGKNGFIDYKAIDLLANQLVTEFDVRSSGIGAKARSLSGGNQQKAIIARELWKNPSLLIAVQPTRGLDIGAIEYVHKRLIEARDAGKAILLVSFELDELYALSDRIAVMYEGKIMGYADADQRDDQQLGLMMAGNSAANEPSKGGR, encoded by the coding sequence ATGAAACAAAGTGCAGCGGCTGTCACACTTAAGGGGATTACGAAACGCTTTCCCGGTCTTGTAGCCAATGATTCGATCGATTTTGAGCTCAAGAAAGGCGAGATCCATGCTTTGCTGGGCGAGAATGGTGCAGGCAAGTCCACATTGATGAACATTTTGTTCGGGCTGTATCAGCCGGATGAAGGAGAAATTTGGGTTAACGGCAATAAAACAGTTATTGAAGGTGCAGGTAAGGCGATTGAACTCGGAATTGGCATGGTGCATCAGCACTTTAAGCTCGTACAGCCATTTACGGTGGCTGAAAATATTGTGCTTGGCAATGAGCCGCGCAAGTTTGGCACATTCGTCAATTATAAGCAAGCAAATGACAAAGTCCGTTCCATCTCGGAGCGTTATGCATTGAAAGTAGATCCGCAGGTGCGGATTAAAGATATTACGGTGGGCATGCAGCAGCGTGTGGAAATTTTGAAAACTTTGTACCGCGGGGCCGAAATTTTGATCTTCGATGAGCCGACAGCGGTGCTGACCGTACAGGAAATCGAAGAGCTGATTGGCATTTTGCGCAATTTGGCTGCCGAAGGCAAGTCCATTATTTTGATTACGCATAAGCTCAAAGAGGTTATGGCACTTGCAGATTCCGTTACGGTTATTCGTCGCGGCAAGGTTGTGCGTACCGTCACGACCAAAGAAACGAATGAGCAGCAGCTTGCTGAACTTATGGTAGGGCGCGATGTTAATTTCCAGGCTATAAAGACTAAGAAAGAGCCCGGAGAGCTTATCGTATCCGTTGACAACCTTACAATGAAGGGCGAAGAGAAAAAACTCGTTCTGAACGGGGTAGCTTTTGATATCCGTGCGGGCGAAATTTTGGGTATTGCTGGTGTTGATGGCAATGGACAAAGTGAGCTGGTACAGGCCATCACAGGAATGCGTAAAGCATCAGGCGGATCTGTAAAGCTTCAGGGTAAGGAAATGATCAATAAAACGCCGCGCCAGTTATCCGTTGCAGGTGTAAGCCACATTCCAGAGGACCGTCACAAGCATGGAATGGTACTGGATTTCACGCTCAGCGAAAACATGGTGCTGGATACGTATTTTGATCCGCAGTTCGGCAAAAACGGCTTTATCGATTATAAAGCGATAGACTTGCTTGCGAATCAGTTAGTAACGGAATTTGATGTACGTTCATCGGGTATCGGAGCGAAGGCACGTTCCTTGTCGGGCGGCAACCAGCAGAAAGCTATTATTGCCCGTGAGCTCTGGAAAAACCCATCATTGCTCATAGCAGTGCAGCCGACTCGTGGCTTGGATATAGGCGCAATCGAATATGTGCATAAGCGGCTGATTGAAGCGCGGGATGCAGGTAAAGCGATTTTGCTTGTATCGTTCGAGCTGGATGAGCTGTACGCGTTGTCTGACCGCATTGCGGTTATGTATGAAGGTAAAATAATGGGCTATGCCGATGCTGATCAGCGTGATGATCAGCAGCTGGGTCTAATGATGGCAGGCAATTCGGCGGCAAATGAGCCGAGCAAAGGTGGGAGATAG
- a CDS encoding ABC transporter permease, translated as MNALEILGQLINVTLVFSTALIFTGLGGLFSERSGVINIGLEGLMVSGAFAAAVITDYAIQAGYEESAPWIGLVGAAIYGVIFALLHAVSTITFKADQTIVGVVINILAAGIAIYLTKSLYEGSGQTTTLTHVFNKWEIPYLSDIPFFGEAFFKAYPTTYVVILLVIISYIVLYKTHFGLRLRAVGEYPSSADTVGISVTKYRYIGVLLSGALAGLGGATITLTTTSNFAHNTISGQGFIAIAAVIFGKWNPLGVAGAAIFFGFAQAIRNFAQLFDWSQQIPTEFFYMLPYVLTLVVLVGAVGRSSAPGSLGEPYDPAKR; from the coding sequence ATGAATGCACTGGAAATATTGGGTCAGCTTATTAACGTTACGCTTGTATTTTCTACGGCGCTTATTTTTACCGGTCTCGGCGGTCTCTTTTCCGAGCGATCTGGCGTTATTAATATCGGTCTCGAGGGCTTGATGGTGTCAGGCGCGTTCGCGGCAGCAGTCATTACCGACTATGCGATACAAGCTGGTTATGAGGAATCTGCTCCGTGGATAGGCTTAGTGGGGGCGGCTATATATGGGGTGATATTTGCCCTTCTACATGCGGTATCTACCATTACATTTAAGGCGGATCAGACGATAGTCGGTGTCGTTATTAATATTTTGGCAGCGGGCATCGCCATTTATTTAACGAAAAGCTTGTATGAAGGTTCGGGACAGACAACGACGCTGACTCATGTATTCAACAAATGGGAAATCCCTTATTTATCGGATATTCCGTTTTTTGGCGAGGCGTTCTTTAAAGCTTATCCGACGACATATGTTGTTATTTTGCTTGTCATTATCAGCTATATTGTACTGTACAAAACGCACTTCGGCTTGCGCCTTCGCGCAGTCGGCGAATACCCGAGCTCGGCCGACACAGTGGGGATCAGCGTAACAAAATATCGTTATATCGGCGTGCTGCTCAGCGGCGCACTTGCAGGTCTTGGCGGTGCGACCATTACGTTAACAACGACGAGCAACTTTGCCCATAATACGATTTCGGGCCAAGGCTTTATCGCTATCGCGGCTGTAATTTTCGGAAAATGGAATCCGCTCGGCGTTGCGGGAGCTGCTATTTTCTTCGGCTTCGCGCAAGCGATTCGCAACTTTGCCCAGCTGTTCGATTGGTCGCAGCAAATTCCGACCGAGTTTTTCTATATGCTGCCATACGTATTGACGCTGGTTGTACTCGTAGGTGCAGTAGGACGTTCTTCTGCTCCAGGCTCGCTTGGCGAACCATACGATCCGGCAAAACGCTAA
- a CDS encoding ABC transporter permease, with translation MDKVKGIAGKTFNKTSFLVPLVAIILGLLCGAIAMLAGGFDPILAYQSLIKKLFGSPYDMGEAIRAITPLIFTGTAVAFAFRTGLFNIGVEGQFMMGMTGATVIGITLDLPWFLHAPLAIIVGALCGGLWAALTGYLKAVRGVNEVISSIMLNWVALYLSNYIIRAFFVAKGQQKSDPIQESALVSIGWLSDAMDHARMHWGTVIALLGIGVFYIILWRTKQGYELRAVGQSPDAALYAGINVNRTIVKSMFISGLFAGLAGVFESLGVFGYQTILAAPWGYGFDGIAVALLGGNTPIGVLFGAILFGGLSYGSAGMSFGAGVPPELVRIVIGSIIFFIASHGIVKFFIKPFLGRRADKRKEAI, from the coding sequence ATGGATAAAGTCAAAGGAATTGCTGGCAAAACATTCAATAAAACATCTTTCCTCGTCCCCTTGGTGGCTATCATTTTGGGTCTGTTATGCGGGGCGATAGCCATGCTGGCAGGCGGGTTCGATCCTATACTGGCTTACCAATCGCTGATTAAAAAGCTATTTGGCAGTCCTTACGATATGGGCGAGGCTATTCGTGCGATTACCCCGCTGATATTCACAGGCACAGCGGTTGCTTTCGCTTTCCGTACAGGCCTGTTCAATATCGGGGTAGAAGGCCAGTTCATGATGGGTATGACTGGTGCAACCGTCATCGGGATTACGCTTGACCTACCGTGGTTTCTGCATGCTCCGCTTGCTATTATTGTCGGAGCGCTGTGCGGAGGCTTATGGGCGGCATTGACCGGCTATTTGAAGGCTGTTCGCGGCGTTAACGAAGTTATTTCCTCAATTATGTTGAACTGGGTTGCGCTTTATTTGTCCAATTACATTATTCGCGCATTTTTTGTGGCAAAAGGGCAGCAAAAATCAGATCCAATCCAAGAATCTGCACTGGTATCGATTGGCTGGTTGTCTGATGCGATGGATCATGCCCGTATGCATTGGGGTACTGTCATTGCCTTGCTTGGTATTGGTGTATTTTATATTATTTTGTGGAGAACGAAGCAGGGCTATGAGCTCAGAGCAGTGGGACAAAGCCCTGACGCAGCGCTGTATGCAGGGATTAATGTCAATCGCACCATTGTAAAGTCGATGTTTATTAGCGGCTTGTTTGCGGGGCTGGCAGGCGTGTTTGAGTCGCTGGGCGTATTTGGCTATCAGACAATTCTGGCAGCGCCATGGGGCTATGGCTTTGATGGTATCGCGGTTGCTTTGCTTGGCGGCAATACGCCAATTGGCGTATTGTTCGGTGCTATACTGTTCGGTGGTCTCAGCTATGGCTCTGCGGGCATGAGCTTTGGAGCGGGCGTACCGCCCGAGCTCGTTCGAATCGTTATCGGCTCGATCATCTTCTTTATTGCTTCGCATGGCATAGTAAAGTTTTTCATAAAACCATTCCTTGGACGACGTGCAGACAAGCGTAAGGAGGCGATCTAA
- the nadA gene encoding quinolinate synthase NadA — protein sequence MEALALERKAEQNRELRERLMQLKKERNAIILAHYYQRDEIQEVADFRGDSFLLAQKAAQTDADVIVFCGVHFMGESAKILAPNKTVIIPDERAGCPMADMVNVDGLRKLKAQHPNATVVTYINSSAEIKAETDICCTSANAVNVVNSVEGQDVIWVPDKNLGHYVQQKTDKNMIIWEGYCNTHDMLTVKDVEEMKAKHPNAQFVVHPECRPEVVELGDFVGSTTAIIKYCKESDCKEFIVGTEDGTGYQLRLDSPEKTFLFASKYLVCPNMKVNNLKKLVKCLETMQPQIYVPPHVADQARLSLERMLLVK from the coding sequence GTGGAAGCACTGGCACTGGAACGCAAGGCGGAGCAGAACCGCGAACTGCGGGAACGGCTAATGCAATTGAAGAAAGAGCGCAACGCCATCATTCTTGCTCATTATTATCAGCGTGATGAAATTCAAGAGGTTGCAGATTTCCGTGGAGATTCGTTTTTGCTAGCACAAAAAGCGGCGCAGACGGACGCGGATGTTATCGTATTTTGCGGCGTGCATTTTATGGGCGAGAGCGCAAAAATTTTGGCACCGAACAAAACGGTTATTATTCCGGACGAGCGTGCAGGCTGCCCGATGGCGGATATGGTCAATGTCGATGGTCTTCGCAAGCTGAAAGCCCAGCATCCGAATGCGACCGTCGTTACGTATATTAACTCATCTGCCGAAATTAAGGCAGAGACTGACATCTGTTGTACATCGGCCAATGCGGTTAACGTTGTAAATTCCGTGGAAGGCCAAGACGTCATTTGGGTACCGGACAAAAACCTGGGGCATTACGTGCAGCAGAAAACCGATAAGAACATGATTATCTGGGAAGGTTACTGCAACACGCACGACATGTTGACGGTGAAGGATGTAGAGGAAATGAAGGCGAAACACCCGAATGCGCAGTTTGTTGTGCATCCTGAGTGCCGCCCTGAAGTGGTGGAGCTGGGTGATTTTGTCGGCAGTACGACAGCGATTATTAAATATTGCAAGGAATCGGATTGCAAGGAGTTTATCGTCGGCACGGAGGATGGCACGGGCTATCAGCTGCGGCTGGACAGCCCGGAAAAAACATTCCTTTTTGCATCTAAATATTTGGTCTGCCCGAACATGAAGGTTAATAACCTCAAGAAGCTGGTTAAATGCCTCGAAACGATGCAGCCGCAAATCTATGTACCGCCGCATGTGGCGGATCAAGCACGCTTGTCCCTGGAGCGCATGTTACTCGTGAAATAG